One region of Duncaniella freteri genomic DNA includes:
- a CDS encoding malectin domain-containing carbohydrate-binding protein: MKRLFVSSCLSLIIAIGALAQRHVSQERMAEVYRESRTPYKYGLVVAPQDNKHKIDCPTVFREGDKWYMTYVVYNGRSGTDGRGYETWIAESDNLLEWRTLGRILSYKDKGWDRNQRGGFPGLIDWTWGGGYAIQSFKGRYYMTYIGGEGTGYEAVNAPLYVGLAWTKGNPGSAHEWESLDRPILSVNDKDTQWWEGLTQYKSTVYKDEAKTLGAPFVMYYNAGGINPQTGIKGERIGIALSDDMKKWRRYKGNPVFTHEAQGTITGDAQIQKMGDLYVMFYFSAFNPSRPYKAFNTFACSYDMVTWDDWEGDDLIFPTKQYDELFAHKSYLVKHDGVVYHFYCAVNNADQRGIAVATSKPMGRSAVRFPERPAVGRRTVVNLNQDWTTWLGDDKGSSIHVNVPHNWDDYYGYRQLTHGNLHGNATYVRDFDVPVRVDGKRYFINFEGVGSYAHIKLNGHDLGRHPSGRTSLTFDVSDYLNYGGTNTLEVLADHPEMISDMPWVCGGCSSEWGFSEGSQPLGIFRPVQLEITDEVRVEPFGVHIWNNAKCDSVFVETEIKNYSDKPATFDFVNKFVNADGRQVFRLSEQLTLNPGETRFVTQSSPVADAHLWDTGDPYLYKLSTMVKRNGKTTEEVSTPYGIRSFSWPVKRNDGDRRFILNGKPVFINGVCEYEHQFGASHAFSDEQIEARVKQIKNAGFNSVRDAHQPHNLRYQEHWDKEGILFWPQFSAHIWYDTPEFRDNFKRLLRQWVKERRNSPSVVMWGLQNESTLPRDFARECADIIREMDPMARDMRVITTCNGGEGTDWNVIQNWSGTYGGDVNAYGKELSGPNQLLNGEYGAWRTLDFHTEPGEFDPKGPWSEERMCQLMETKLRLAEEAKDSVCGHYQWIYSSHDNPGRRQPDEAYRRIDKVGPFNYKGLVSPWEEPADVYYMYKSNYTDASSDPFVYIASRSWRDRFRSARNATVQVYSNCDSVRLFNDAVDANWLGTRARGGIGTHMEWKDVPVRYNVLRAVGYHHGEKVAEDLIVLDNLEKAPGYSALLSPGTKGVKGEDGYNYIYRINCGGDAYTDEFGQKWLADDSIYSRSWAHDFKGLSPYIASQRVTGDPISGTNDWELMQRFRFGRHKLSYNLPVPDGRYRVELYFIEPWHGTGGGEGTDCEGLRIFDVAVNGVTVIDDLDIWAEAGHDRMLKKVVDCDVRNGMLSVSFPEVNAGQAVISAIAVATLDNGVKPAEPRTAAWSWRDADMDVIEKMPSELLPKDENARAAVTYEAEKAKCTGRHQIKEFKKQTGVFFNGKGSIEWTVSTGLAQVYALRFKFMNTNKRPVAVNFKLIAPNGAVLKDDTISLPDTPEKWRMLSTTTGSYINAGTYKVVISAPDLSGVAFDSLEIQ, translated from the coding sequence ATGAAACGACTGTTTGTATCATCTTGTCTTTCCCTGATAATCGCCATTGGCGCGCTGGCTCAGCGTCATGTGAGCCAGGAGCGCATGGCTGAGGTGTATCGTGAGTCACGGACACCCTATAAATACGGTCTTGTAGTGGCTCCTCAGGACAACAAGCATAAGATTGATTGTCCGACTGTGTTCCGTGAAGGTGACAAGTGGTATATGACTTATGTGGTCTATAACGGTCGTTCAGGAACTGACGGTCGAGGGTATGAGACATGGATTGCCGAGAGTGACAACCTCCTGGAGTGGAGGACTCTCGGTCGCATCCTGTCATATAAGGACAAAGGATGGGACCGCAATCAGCGCGGAGGTTTCCCTGGGCTGATTGACTGGACCTGGGGTGGCGGTTATGCCATACAGAGTTTCAAAGGCAGATATTATATGACCTATATAGGAGGCGAGGGCACAGGATACGAGGCTGTCAATGCACCGTTGTATGTGGGTCTTGCTTGGACCAAGGGTAATCCAGGCTCAGCTCACGAATGGGAGAGCCTTGACCGTCCCATCTTGTCGGTCAATGATAAGGATACCCAGTGGTGGGAGGGACTGACTCAATATAAAAGCACCGTATATAAGGATGAAGCAAAGACACTCGGCGCGCCGTTTGTGATGTACTATAATGCAGGAGGCATCAATCCGCAGACAGGTATCAAGGGTGAGCGCATAGGCATAGCTCTGTCCGACGACATGAAGAAATGGCGACGTTACAAGGGTAATCCTGTGTTCACACATGAGGCTCAGGGTACCATTACCGGTGATGCTCAGATACAGAAGATGGGTGACCTTTATGTGATGTTCTATTTCTCAGCGTTCAATCCTTCTCGCCCCTACAAGGCATTCAACACGTTTGCTTGCAGTTATGATATGGTGACGTGGGACGATTGGGAGGGTGACGACCTTATATTCCCCACCAAGCAGTATGACGAACTTTTTGCTCACAAAAGCTATCTTGTCAAGCACGATGGTGTTGTATATCATTTCTATTGTGCTGTAAATAATGCGGACCAGCGTGGTATAGCTGTTGCCACAAGCAAGCCTATGGGACGCTCGGCAGTCCGTTTCCCGGAACGTCCGGCGGTGGGCAGACGCACTGTTGTCAATCTCAATCAGGATTGGACCACATGGCTTGGTGACGATAAGGGCTCTTCAATTCATGTGAATGTCCCTCACAACTGGGATGACTATTATGGCTATCGCCAGCTCACTCACGGAAATCTTCACGGCAATGCCACTTATGTACGTGATTTTGATGTCCCCGTCCGCGTTGATGGTAAACGATATTTCATAAATTTTGAAGGAGTAGGTTCATATGCCCATATAAAGTTGAATGGTCATGATCTCGGTCGACATCCATCGGGACGCACTTCCCTGACATTTGATGTGAGCGATTATCTGAATTATGGTGGCACCAACACTCTCGAAGTCCTTGCCGACCATCCCGAAATGATTTCCGATATGCCTTGGGTGTGTGGAGGATGTTCATCGGAGTGGGGATTCAGTGAAGGCTCACAGCCTTTAGGCATATTCCGTCCGGTACAGCTTGAGATTACTGACGAGGTGAGAGTGGAGCCGTTTGGCGTGCACATATGGAACAATGCCAAGTGTGATTCGGTGTTTGTAGAGACCGAAATAAAGAACTATTCTGACAAGCCTGCTACATTCGATTTTGTAAATAAGTTTGTAAATGCCGATGGCAGGCAAGTGTTCCGTCTCAGTGAGCAGCTGACTCTGAATCCAGGCGAGACACGCTTTGTCACCCAGTCCTCTCCGGTCGCTGACGCTCATCTTTGGGATACAGGTGACCCTTATCTTTATAAGCTTTCCACAATGGTAAAGCGTAACGGCAAGACCACCGAAGAGGTGAGCACCCCTTATGGCATACGCTCTTTCAGCTGGCCTGTCAAGCGCAATGACGGTGACCGGCGGTTCATACTTAACGGCAAACCGGTGTTCATTAACGGTGTGTGTGAGTATGAACATCAGTTTGGTGCATCACATGCATTCAGCGATGAGCAGATCGAGGCGCGCGTCAAGCAGATAAAGAATGCCGGATTCAATTCGGTGCGTGATGCCCATCAGCCTCACAATCTGCGCTATCAGGAGCATTGGGACAAGGAGGGTATACTCTTTTGGCCGCAGTTCTCGGCTCATATATGGTATGATACCCCTGAGTTCCGTGATAATTTCAAGAGACTTCTGCGTCAATGGGTCAAGGAGCGTCGAAATTCTCCGTCGGTAGTTATGTGGGGATTGCAGAATGAGAGCACTCTTCCTCGTGATTTTGCTCGTGAGTGTGCCGATATTATCCGTGAGATGGACCCTATGGCTCGTGATATGCGTGTTATAACCACCTGCAATGGAGGCGAAGGTACTGACTGGAATGTGATACAGAACTGGAGCGGCACCTATGGAGGTGATGTCAATGCCTACGGCAAGGAGCTTTCCGGTCCTAATCAGCTGCTTAATGGTGAATACGGTGCCTGGCGCACACTCGATTTTCATACCGAGCCTGGCGAATTCGATCCGAAGGGCCCTTGGAGCGAGGAGCGCATGTGCCAGCTCATGGAGACCAAACTGCGTCTTGCCGAGGAGGCTAAGGATAGCGTGTGCGGTCATTACCAGTGGATCTACAGCAGTCATGATAATCCCGGTCGCCGTCAGCCCGACGAGGCTTACCGCCGTATCGACAAAGTAGGACCGTTCAACTACAAGGGGCTCGTCTCTCCTTGGGAGGAGCCTGCTGATGTCTATTATATGTACAAGTCCAATTATACGGATGCATCTTCCGATCCGTTTGTGTACATAGCGTCCCGCTCCTGGCGCGATCGTTTCAGGTCGGCACGTAATGCTACTGTACAGGTCTACAGCAATTGTGATTCGGTCCGTCTGTTCAATGATGCCGTTGATGCCAACTGGCTCGGCACAAGGGCAAGAGGAGGTATCGGCACACACATGGAATGGAAGGATGTGCCTGTCCGTTACAATGTGCTCCGTGCTGTGGGCTATCATCATGGAGAAAAAGTAGCTGAGGACTTGATAGTTCTTGACAATCTTGAGAAGGCTCCCGGCTATTCGGCTCTGCTTTCACCGGGCACTAAGGGGGTCAAAGGCGAGGACGGCTACAATTATATCTATCGTATAAACTGTGGCGGAGATGCCTACACCGATGAGTTCGGTCAGAAATGGCTTGCTGACGATTCGATATATTCACGTTCGTGGGCTCATGATTTCAAGGGTTTGTCACCCTATATTGCAAGTCAGCGTGTCACCGGTGATCCTATCTCCGGGACTAATGACTGGGAGTTGATGCAGAGGTTCCGGTTCGGGCGTCATAAACTTTCATATAATCTGCCTGTTCCTGATGGCAGATATCGTGTTGAACTTTATTTTATCGAACCTTGGCATGGCACAGGCGGTGGTGAAGGTACCGATTGTGAAGGATTGCGCATATTCGATGTGGCGGTCAATGGTGTCACCGTCATTGACGACCTTGACATTTGGGCCGAGGCAGGACATGACCGCATGTTGAAAAAGGTTGTTGACTGTGATGTCAGAAATGGCATGCTGTCAGTAAGCTTCCCTGAGGTCAATGCAGGCCAGGCTGTTATTTCTGCGATAGCTGTGGCTACTCTCGACAATGGTGTAAAGCCGGCTGAGCCGAGGACTGCGGCATGGAGTTGGCGAGATGCCGATATGGATGTCATAGAGAAAATGCCGTCGGAACTTTTGCCTAAGGATGAGAATGCTCGTGCGGCAGTGACCTATGAGGCCGAAAAGGCAAAATGCACAGGCAGGCATCAGATCAAGGAATTCAAGAAACAGACAGGTGTGTTCTTCAACGGCAAGGGCTCCATTGAGTGGACGGTTTCTACCGGACTTGCCCAGGTGTATGCGCTCCGGTTCAAGTTCATGAATACCAATAAGCGTCCTGTGGCTGTCAATTTCAAACTCATTGCCCCTAATGGAGCAGTGCTGAAGGATGATACCATAAGTCTGCCCGACACTCCTGAGAAGTGGCGCATGCTCAGCACCACTACCGGATCGTATATTAATGCAGGTACTTATAAAGTGGTGATCTCGGCTCCCGATCTCAGTGGGGTGGCTTTTGATTCATTGGAAATTCAGTAA
- a CDS encoding amylo-alpha-1,6-glucosidase, translating to MSKRWMTLLGVFALASAASAQTWIWYPGDYEIWLGNRMNNNRTERGAFFPPFWKTDSHFVTVEFSKQLDLAQPEEIEIAAEGKYNVKFDGKLQFGMPDKFTLPAGKHSLNIKVWNQSTPPSIYVKGRSVNSDGTWKVTNEDKEWIDESGKASDTSATEYALAGYWDFNDINTPPSKVSPLRYEPMSYVSVEDKTADGGRLYDFGKETFGRIVLKDIVGHGTVNIYYGESPEEALDLDHCETLDKIRFSADDVRDLATNVSVRNSGDYTLDNTKAFRYVYVAPESGVKVGDVAMLYEYAPVEYRGSFRCSDPELNRIWDVGAYTMHLTTREFFIDGIKRDRWVWSGDAVQSYLMNYYLFFDSPTVKRTTRLLRGKDPVTAHINTIMDYTLYWFNGIYDYYLYTGDKDFVKELYPRMQSLMEYVLGRTNKDGMLEGMTGDWVFVDWADFPMSKQGALSFEQVLFCKSLETMKLCADIVGDTADAGRYGKLASELRGKLIPTFWDESRQALVHNVENGRKSDQVNKFANMFAINYGFFDAPTTKSVMENVMLNPSVPAITTPYMRFYELESLCSQGMQEQVLGEMKDYWGGMLREGATSFWEKYVPTDSGSQHLAMYGRPYGKSLCHAWGASPVYLLGKYYLGVIPVKPGYEEFSITPVLGGLKWMEGSVPTPDGDISVYMNDREIRIKATEGKGYLNVRSGKLPKSSYGKFEKTGDNSYRLFIDTHDEITVKYKHI from the coding sequence ATGAGTAAAAGATGGATGACATTATTGGGCGTATTTGCCTTGGCTTCGGCAGCTTCAGCTCAGACCTGGATATGGTATCCGGGCGACTATGAGATATGGCTCGGCAACCGGATGAACAACAACCGTACCGAGCGGGGAGCATTCTTTCCCCCTTTCTGGAAAACCGACAGCCATTTTGTGACTGTGGAGTTCAGCAAGCAGCTCGACCTTGCCCAGCCTGAGGAGATCGAGATTGCGGCTGAGGGTAAATACAACGTGAAGTTTGACGGCAAGCTCCAGTTCGGAATGCCTGATAAGTTCACCTTGCCGGCAGGCAAGCATAGTCTTAACATAAAGGTGTGGAATCAGTCGACACCACCTTCTATATATGTGAAAGGACGTTCCGTCAACAGCGACGGAACATGGAAAGTGACCAACGAGGATAAAGAATGGATTGACGAAAGCGGAAAGGCGAGCGACACTTCCGCCACCGAGTATGCTCTTGCAGGATACTGGGACTTTAATGACATTAACACACCTCCCTCCAAGGTGTCGCCGCTGAGATATGAGCCTATGTCATATGTCTCGGTTGAGGATAAGACAGCCGATGGCGGCAGGCTCTATGACTTCGGTAAAGAGACTTTCGGCCGCATTGTGCTCAAGGATATTGTAGGGCATGGGACTGTGAATATATATTATGGTGAAAGTCCGGAGGAGGCTCTTGACCTTGACCATTGCGAGACTCTCGACAAGATCAGATTCTCGGCAGATGATGTGCGTGACCTTGCCACCAATGTGTCGGTCCGCAATTCCGGTGACTACACTCTTGATAACACTAAAGCGTTCAGATACGTGTATGTGGCTCCCGAATCGGGAGTGAAAGTAGGGGATGTTGCAATGCTGTATGAGTATGCTCCGGTGGAATATCGAGGCTCGTTCAGATGCAGCGACCCTGAACTTAACCGTATATGGGATGTCGGTGCCTACACCATGCATCTCACGACAAGAGAATTTTTTATTGACGGTATAAAGCGTGACCGTTGGGTGTGGAGCGGAGATGCAGTACAGAGCTATCTGATGAACTACTATCTGTTCTTTGACAGTCCGACGGTCAAGCGCACAACGCGCCTCCTGCGTGGCAAGGACCCTGTCACAGCCCATATCAATACCATAATGGACTATACTCTGTACTGGTTCAATGGGATATATGACTATTACCTGTACACCGGTGACAAGGATTTTGTGAAAGAACTCTATCCCAGGATGCAGTCTCTGATGGAGTATGTGCTCGGACGCACCAATAAGGATGGAATGCTTGAGGGTATGACCGGCGATTGGGTGTTTGTCGATTGGGCTGATTTCCCTATGAGCAAGCAGGGCGCGCTGTCATTTGAACAGGTGCTTTTCTGCAAGAGCCTTGAGACAATGAAGCTTTGCGCTGATATTGTTGGCGATACCGCCGATGCCGGTCGTTACGGCAAACTTGCTTCGGAGCTTCGTGGAAAGCTTATTCCTACATTCTGGGATGAGTCGCGCCAGGCTCTCGTACATAATGTGGAGAACGGCAGGAAAAGTGATCAGGTCAACAAATTTGCCAATATGTTTGCCATCAATTACGGTTTCTTTGACGCTCCTACCACAAAGTCAGTCATGGAGAATGTGATGCTCAATCCCTCTGTCCCTGCTATCACCACCCCCTATATGCGCTTCTATGAGCTGGAGTCACTGTGCAGCCAGGGTATGCAGGAGCAGGTGCTCGGAGAGATGAAGGATTACTGGGGCGGAATGCTCCGTGAGGGCGCGACATCATTCTGGGAGAAATATGTCCCTACCGATTCAGGTTCCCAGCATCTTGCCATGTATGGTCGTCCCTACGGCAAGAGCCTGTGTCATGCATGGGGTGCAAGTCCTGTCTATCTGCTTGGGAAGTATTATCTTGGGGTTATTCCGGTAAAGCCGGGTTACGAGGAATTTTCGATCACTCCTGTTCTCGGAGGACTGAAATGGATGGAAGGTTCGGTCCCCACTCCTGATGGAGACATATCGGTATATATGAACGACAGAGAGATCCGCATAAAGGCGACTGAGGGCAAAGGGTATCTTAATGTCCGCTCCGGTAAGCTTCCAAAATCATCTTATGGAAAGTTTGAAAAGACCGGAGACAACAGTTATCGTCTTTTTATAGATACACATGATGAAATAACAGTCAAATACAAGCATATCTGA